One stretch of Bosea vaviloviae DNA includes these proteins:
- a CDS encoding ABC transporter ATP-binding protein: MLAISGLHSHYGRSHIIQGVDITAGPREVIGIFGRNGVGKTTLLKTIAGWVRPSEGAITLDGETLTGLTPDRICHAGVGFVPEDRRIFPGLTVEENLSLGLLQVKGRSSRDEKRTIEGIYDRFHRLGERRHQLGTTLSGGEQQMLAMARVMVGKPRLVLIDEPSEGLAPMIVAEIFAIVRELRDQGAIILLVEQNVHEALSVADRFHVIERGQVVFSGEAESQPDREQLLRLIAV; this comes from the coding sequence ATGCTCGCCATCAGCGGACTGCACAGCCATTACGGCCGTAGCCACATCATCCAGGGCGTCGATATCACGGCAGGCCCGCGCGAGGTCATCGGCATCTTCGGCCGCAACGGCGTCGGCAAGACGACGCTGCTCAAGACCATCGCGGGCTGGGTCCGCCCCAGCGAAGGCGCGATCACGCTCGACGGCGAGACGCTGACCGGCCTGACGCCCGACCGCATCTGCCATGCCGGCGTCGGCTTCGTGCCGGAAGACCGGCGCATCTTTCCCGGGCTGACCGTGGAGGAAAACCTCTCTCTTGGCCTTCTCCAGGTCAAGGGCCGCTCCTCCAGGGATGAGAAGCGGACGATCGAGGGCATCTATGACCGCTTTCACCGGCTGGGCGAACGTCGCCACCAGCTCGGCACGACCCTGTCGGGCGGCGAGCAGCAGATGCTGGCGATGGCCCGGGTGATGGTCGGCAAGCCGCGCCTCGTCCTGATCGACGAGCCGAGCGAGGGCCTCGCCCCGATGATCGTCGCCGAGATCTTCGCGATCGTGCGCGAACTGCGCGACCAGGGCGCGATCATCCTGCTGGTCGAGCAGAACGTGCATGAAGCGCTGTCTGTCGCCGACCGTTTCCACGTCATCGAGCGCGGTCAGGTTGTCTTCAGCGGCGAGGCCGAGTCCCAACCGGATCGCGAGCAACTGCTGCGGCTCATCGCGGTCTAG
- a CDS encoding dihydrodipicolinate synthase family protein, with protein sequence MKTFRGTYTVMITPFTPSGDVDVEALRAFVDWQIEQGIHGLIPLGSTGEFLSLDDDEKVLVAETVIGQAAGRVPVLIGTGAEDTREVVRLSRRAEKMGADGVMIIPPFYSTPTEDELVQHYRTVGDAIGLPIMVYNNPATANVDLRPALVARIAEIDNCLYIKESTLEVTRVRDIIRLCGERMTVFGGILGFESFVEGAQGWVAVASNVAPAAMARIFELVADDDAVKAARALYLEQLPLIEFVGGQAYVAGTKALLNHMGFSAGAPRPPRLPLPALQDAVARDLVAHFGLSFQPEAQRKAG encoded by the coding sequence ATGAAAACCTTTCGCGGCACCTACACCGTCATGATCACGCCCTTCACGCCGTCGGGCGATGTCGATGTCGAGGCCTTGCGCGCCTTCGTCGACTGGCAGATCGAACAGGGCATCCACGGGCTGATCCCGCTCGGCTCGACCGGCGAGTTCCTCTCGCTCGACGATGACGAGAAGGTGCTGGTGGCTGAGACCGTGATCGGCCAGGCGGCCGGCCGCGTGCCGGTTTTGATCGGCACGGGCGCGGAGGACACTCGCGAGGTGGTGCGCCTCAGCCGTCGTGCTGAAAAAATGGGCGCTGACGGCGTGATGATCATCCCGCCCTTCTATTCGACGCCGACCGAGGACGAACTCGTCCAGCACTACCGGACAGTGGGAGATGCGATCGGGCTGCCGATCATGGTCTACAACAACCCCGCCACGGCCAATGTCGACCTCAGGCCCGCCTTGGTCGCTCGCATCGCCGAGATCGACAACTGCCTCTACATCAAGGAATCGACGCTGGAGGTGACGCGCGTTCGCGACATCATCCGGCTCTGCGGCGAGCGGATGACCGTGTTCGGCGGCATTCTCGGCTTCGAATCTTTTGTCGAAGGTGCGCAGGGCTGGGTGGCCGTGGCCTCGAATGTCGCGCCGGCGGCGATGGCGCGGATCTTCGAGCTGGTGGCCGATGACGATGCGGTCAAAGCGGCGCGCGCCCTTTACCTGGAGCAACTGCCGCTGATCGAGTTCGTCGGCGGACAAGCCTATGTCGCTGGCACCAAGGCGCTGCTCAACCATATGGGCTTTTCGGCCGGTGCGCCGCGCCCGCCGCGTCTGCCCCTTCCGGCACTGCAGGATGCGGTGGCGCGCGACCTCGTCGCGCACTTCGGCCTCAGCTTTCAGCCAGAGGCTCAGCGAAAGGCGGGCTGA
- a CDS encoding dihydrodipicolinate synthase family protein: MDLKGIGGIWPASLTPFDRAGTIDDAALHAHVAELAGTNGVRAVVVNGHAGETASLTRAERAHVIGAAKTATGGKAGVVAGIVADDTRGAVALARDAAQAGADALLLFPPALFAQGANARPEMASRFVAEVAQAAGLPIVLFQLSLTSGLGFSHEVLLRLCRENESIIAIKEGSDTPQAYEDNLAALRALDRQVTVLTTNNSWLMASLAYGGDGILSGIGSVASPILAEIFEAMARGDLDAARRANARLRPLCRAFYRAPHLDAHNRMKTALHLLGKLPNPDPRTPLLPIEAEERTAIAQALAGAGLMPGRAAAA, from the coding sequence ATGGACCTCAAAGGCATCGGGGGCATCTGGCCCGCTTCCTTGACGCCCTTCGACAGGGCCGGCACGATCGATGACGCCGCCCTGCACGCCCATGTCGCGGAGCTTGCCGGCACGAACGGCGTCCGCGCCGTCGTGGTCAACGGCCACGCGGGCGAGACCGCCTCGCTGACGCGCGCGGAACGTGCTCATGTCATCGGCGCGGCGAAGACTGCGACAGGCGGCAAGGCCGGGGTCGTGGCCGGCATCGTCGCCGATGATACGCGGGGCGCCGTTGCGCTGGCGCGCGACGCGGCACAAGCGGGCGCCGATGCGCTGTTGCTGTTTCCCCCAGCCCTGTTCGCCCAGGGCGCCAATGCCCGCCCCGAGATGGCCTCGCGTTTCGTGGCGGAGGTCGCTCAAGCGGCCGGTTTGCCGATCGTGCTGTTCCAGCTTTCGCTGACCTCGGGCCTCGGCTTCTCGCATGAGGTCCTGCTGCGCCTCTGCCGCGAGAACGAGAGCATCATCGCGATCAAGGAGGGCAGCGACACGCCCCAGGCCTATGAGGACAATCTGGCGGCGCTGCGCGCGCTCGACCGCCAGGTCACGGTGCTGACGACCAATAATAGCTGGCTGATGGCCTCGCTGGCCTATGGCGGCGACGGCATCCTCTCGGGCATCGGCAGTGTCGCCTCGCCGATCCTCGCCGAGATCTTCGAGGCGATGGCGCGCGGCGATCTCGATGCGGCGCGCCGCGCCAATGCTCGCCTGCGGCCGCTGTGCCGCGCCTTCTACCGCGCGCCCCATCTCGACGCCCACAACCGGATGAAGACCGCGCTGCACCTGCTCGGCAAGTTGCCGAACCCCGATCCGCGCACGCCGCTTCTGCCGATCGAGGCGGAGGAGCGCACTGCGATTGCCCAGGCGCTCGCCGGCGCCGGCCTGATGCCCGGCCGCGCAGCCGCCGCCTGA
- a CDS encoding LacI family DNA-binding transcriptional regulator — MSVTLKDVAEAARVSVSTASRALGGGGLASERTQQRLLRIAGELGYRPNTIARGLKTGQSRLVGLLIHNLANASFQVMAEVVQARLKALGYQMLLCIAGDDPQQESDMLGTLADHRVDGLIVVPTGRNGARLAQLEAGDIPVVCVVRRDDEAELETVLADDPQGAYAGTRYLIGLGHRRIGLIVGRQDTTSGRERLSGYIRALREADIAVDEALIHAGRYEPETGAVACRKLLDLATPPTALFVANHESALGVLRVTAERRLSIPDDLSLLCYEDTPWFEWHRPAISVVDNGARDLANLAVDRLLHRIEARNGHNAGNGHNAEGAREYRVGARLVKRDSCRSLAPQASEA, encoded by the coding sequence ATGAGCGTCACGCTCAAAGATGTGGCAGAGGCGGCCCGCGTTTCGGTCAGCACCGCGTCCCGGGCGCTGGGCGGCGGCGGGCTGGCGAGCGAGCGCACGCAACAGCGCCTGCTGCGCATCGCCGGGGAGCTCGGCTACCGGCCGAACACGATCGCGCGCGGCCTGAAGACCGGGCAGTCGCGTCTCGTCGGCCTGCTGATCCACAATCTCGCCAACGCCTCGTTCCAGGTCATGGCGGAAGTGGTGCAAGCGCGGCTGAAGGCGCTGGGCTACCAGATGCTGCTCTGCATCGCCGGAGACGATCCACAGCAGGAGAGCGACATGCTGGGCACGCTCGCCGACCATCGCGTCGACGGGCTGATCGTGGTGCCGACCGGCCGCAACGGCGCTCGCCTCGCACAGCTGGAGGCTGGCGATATCCCGGTCGTCTGCGTGGTGCGCCGCGACGACGAGGCGGAACTGGAGACCGTGCTCGCGGATGACCCGCAGGGCGCCTATGCCGGCACGCGCTACCTGATCGGCCTCGGGCACCGACGCATCGGCCTCATCGTCGGACGGCAAGACACGACCTCCGGCCGCGAACGCCTGTCGGGCTATATCCGGGCGCTGCGCGAGGCCGATATTGCCGTGGACGAAGCCCTGATCCATGCCGGGCGCTATGAGCCTGAGACCGGGGCAGTGGCTTGCCGCAAGCTCCTCGACCTCGCCACGCCGCCGACCGCGCTGTTCGTCGCAAACCATGAATCGGCACTGGGGGTGCTGCGTGTGACGGCCGAGCGCCGCCTCTCGATTCCCGACGATCTGTCGCTGCTCTGCTACGAGGATACGCCCTGGTTCGAGTGGCACCGTCCCGCGATCAGCGTCGTCGACAACGGCGCGCGCGACCTCGCCAACCTCGCGGTCGACCGGCTGCTGCATCGCATCGAGGCCCGCAATGGTCACAACGCCGGCAATGGTCACAACGCAGAGGGCGCGCGCGAATACCGCGTCGGCGCCCGGTTGGTGAAGCGCGATTCCTGCCGATCTCTCGCTCCTCAAGCCAGCGAGGCCTGA
- a CDS encoding tautomerase family protein, with the protein MPYIEVLAPPVSPTGKAALAKSVTEGLISAFGVGPETITLFFLPVAPGDYAHAGEMGSAQTSQRILLKVHAYRRSEAQRRAAAVALTQGVCAAYGVPGADVAVYFLDREKDEVAHDSRLASDTKDA; encoded by the coding sequence ATGCCCTATATCGAAGTCCTCGCTCCGCCCGTATCGCCCACCGGCAAGGCGGCGCTGGCGAAATCGGTGACCGAAGGGTTGATCTCGGCCTTCGGTGTCGGGCCTGAGACGATCACGCTGTTCTTCCTACCGGTTGCCCCCGGTGACTATGCCCATGCCGGCGAGATGGGCTCGGCACAAACCAGTCAGCGCATCCTGCTCAAGGTCCACGCCTATCGCCGCAGCGAAGCGCAGCGCCGAGCCGCCGCCGTGGCGCTGACGCAGGGTGTCTGCGCCGCTTATGGCGTGCCGGGCGCGGATGTCGCCGTCTACTTCCTCGACCGCGAGAAGGACGAGGTCGCCCACGATTCCAGGCTCGCCAGCGATACGAAGGACGCGTAG
- a CDS encoding acyl-CoA dehydrogenase family protein, producing the protein MDRFYTDDQKALRETARRFAEAEILPRAAAIDRDDRFDRALYKGMADLGLFGICLREGAGGAGLDSIAACIAMEELARCSGAVANAFAIPVEAVLFFDQHGTEAHKALIPQILSGEIIPATAVTEPDHGSDVAGIKTTASRDGNGWLLNGTKAWVTLGGVADRIMVFARTGSETGHKAISCLLVDGALPGIARGRNEELLGMHGLEDCQIAFADVRLPADSLMGPENQAFKMAMSNFNFSRLMMASMALGMAQAAFEDATAYAKSRRQFGQAIIGFQAVQFMLADMATDIAAARLLIHHAARLHDVGQPIAKEAAQAKLFTTDMAMKHVSNALQIHGGNGYSREYRIERLFRDVRLAQIYEGTNQIQRLIIARQVEKEAA; encoded by the coding sequence ATGGACCGCTTCTACACGGACGACCAGAAGGCCCTGCGCGAGACGGCGCGCCGCTTCGCGGAAGCCGAGATTCTGCCGCGCGCCGCCGCGATCGACCGCGACGACCGCTTCGATCGCGCGCTCTACAAGGGCATGGCCGATCTCGGCCTGTTCGGCATCTGCCTGCGCGAGGGCGCCGGCGGGGCGGGGCTGGACTCCATCGCGGCCTGCATCGCCATGGAGGAGCTGGCGCGCTGTTCCGGCGCCGTCGCAAACGCCTTCGCGATCCCCGTCGAGGCGGTGCTGTTCTTCGACCAGCACGGCACGGAGGCGCATAAGGCGCTGATCCCGCAGATCCTCAGCGGCGAGATCATCCCCGCCACCGCCGTCACCGAGCCCGACCATGGCTCCGATGTCGCCGGCATCAAGACGACCGCCAGCCGCGACGGTAATGGCTGGCTGCTCAACGGCACCAAGGCCTGGGTGACGCTGGGCGGGGTCGCCGACCGGATCATGGTCTTCGCACGAACCGGCTCCGAGACCGGGCACAAGGCGATCTCCTGCCTGCTCGTCGACGGCGCGTTGCCGGGGATCGCGCGCGGCAGGAACGAAGAGCTTCTGGGCATGCACGGCCTGGAAGACTGCCAGATCGCCTTCGCCGATGTGCGCCTGCCGGCCGACAGCCTGATGGGGCCGGAGAACCAGGCCTTCAAGATGGCGATGAGCAACTTCAACTTCAGCCGATTGATGATGGCCTCGATGGCGCTCGGCATGGCGCAGGCCGCCTTCGAGGACGCCACCGCCTATGCCAAATCCCGCCGGCAGTTCGGGCAGGCGATCATCGGCTTCCAGGCGGTGCAGTTCATGCTCGCCGACATGGCTACCGACATCGCCGCGGCGCGCCTGCTGATCCACCATGCCGCGCGCCTGCATGATGTCGGCCAGCCGATCGCCAAGGAAGCGGCGCAGGCCAAGCTCTTCACCACCGACATGGCGATGAAGCACGTCTCAAACGCGCTCCAGATCCATGGCGGCAACGGCTATTCGCGCGAATACCGCATCGAGCGGCTGTTCCGCGACGTCCGCCTCGCCCAGATCTATGAGGGCACCAACCAGATCCAGCGCCTCATCATCGCCCGGCAGGTCGAGAAGGAGGCTGCATGA
- a CDS encoding acyl CoA:acetate/3-ketoacid CoA transferase: protein MTLSIITAEQAAGLVRDADTLIVGGNGGTGAAEAILAALEARFLDGAGPHGLTLINITGVGAVTEKGLCHLAHEGMIARVIGGNFGLQVPFMRLVRDELIDAYNFPQGVMSQLCRAMAAKHPGVLTHVGLKTYMDPRQDGGRMNARTTLPLVELLELQGQEWLLYRVPGPPSFAIIRGTSADEDGYVSMEHEGTTREDLSIAQAVHNAGGTVICQVKRIVKRGSLHPQMVKIPGFLVDHVVLEPEQMQTYGTQYDPARCGETRVPVAMIAPDPLTERRVVARRAAFELRPRDVVNLGVGISAMIPNVAAEEGIEDLITLTVESGVVGGVPGHAREFGTAINPRAILDQAYQFDFYDGGGLTCAFLSFAEVDEAGNVNVTRFGDRRDGSGGFIDITQNAKRLVFNGTMTGGKLDIGVENNRLSIRRDGAFRKFVPQVGQISFSAALAAERGQQVSYVTERAVFQLEQGAVTLTEIAPGARLDEDVLAHMGFRPRISPDLREMDARIFRPGPMGIGRSFLELPARTRKVA from the coding sequence ATGACGCTGAGCATCATCACGGCCGAGCAGGCGGCGGGCCTCGTCCGCGATGCCGACACGCTGATCGTCGGCGGCAATGGCGGCACCGGCGCGGCAGAGGCGATCCTTGCCGCGCTCGAAGCGCGCTTCCTTGATGGCGCGGGTCCCCATGGGCTGACGCTGATCAATATCACCGGCGTCGGCGCCGTCACCGAGAAGGGCCTCTGCCATCTCGCGCATGAGGGCATGATCGCGCGCGTCATCGGCGGCAATTTCGGGCTGCAGGTTCCGTTCATGCGCCTGGTGCGCGACGAGCTGATCGACGCCTACAACTTCCCCCAGGGCGTGATGAGCCAGCTCTGCCGCGCCATGGCGGCCAAGCATCCCGGCGTCCTCACCCATGTCGGCCTCAAGACCTATATGGACCCGCGCCAGGATGGCGGGCGCATGAATGCGCGCACCACCCTGCCGCTGGTCGAGCTGCTGGAACTGCAGGGGCAGGAATGGCTGCTCTACCGCGTGCCCGGCCCGCCGAGCTTCGCCATCATTCGCGGCACCTCGGCGGATGAGGACGGCTATGTCAGCATGGAGCACGAGGGCACGACGCGCGAGGACCTGTCCATCGCGCAGGCCGTGCACAATGCCGGCGGCACGGTGATCTGCCAGGTCAAGCGCATCGTGAAGCGCGGCTCGCTCCATCCGCAAATGGTCAAGATCCCGGGCTTCCTCGTCGATCATGTCGTGCTCGAGCCCGAGCAGATGCAGACCTATGGCACGCAATACGATCCCGCCCGCTGCGGCGAAACGCGGGTGCCCGTCGCCATGATCGCGCCCGATCCGCTCACCGAGCGGCGTGTGGTCGCCCGCCGCGCCGCCTTCGAATTGCGCCCGCGCGACGTCGTCAATCTCGGCGTCGGCATCTCGGCGATGATCCCGAACGTCGCGGCCGAGGAAGGCATCGAGGATCTGATCACGCTGACGGTGGAGTCTGGCGTCGTCGGCGGCGTGCCGGGCCATGCGCGTGAGTTCGGCACGGCGATCAATCCGCGCGCCATCCTCGACCAGGCCTATCAGTTCGATTTCTACGATGGCGGCGGGCTGACCTGCGCTTTTCTCTCCTTCGCCGAGGTGGACGAGGCCGGCAACGTCAACGTCACGCGCTTCGGCGACCGCCGCGACGGCTCCGGCGGCTTCATCGACATCACCCAGAACGCGAAGCGGCTGGTTTTCAACGGCACCATGACCGGCGGCAAGCTCGATATCGGCGTCGAGAACAACCGCCTTTCGATCCGCCGCGACGGCGCCTTCCGCAAATTCGTGCCGCAGGTCGGGCAGATCAGCTTCAGCGCGGCGCTCGCCGCCGAGCGCGGGCAGCAGGTCTCCTATGTCACCGAGCGGGCGGTGTTCCAGCTCGAACAGGGCGCGGTGACGCTGACCGAGATCGCGCCTGGCGCCCGGCTCGATGAGGACGTGCTGGCGCATATGGGCTTCCGACCCAGGATCAGCCCGGATCTTCGCGAAATGGATGCGCGCATCTTCCGGCCGGGCCCGATGGGGATTGGCCGCAGCTTCCTCGAACTGCCGGCGCGCACGCGCAAGGTCGCCTGA
- a CDS encoding MaoC family dehydratase, with the protein MSATATTNLYYEDIELGAQFESATHSVTPADIAAFADVTHDHHPLHLDEGYARSRGFPAVIAHGLYGLSLMEGLKSELRLYEETSVASLGWDAVRFKAPVVAGDSLRVRFRFVEKRPTHNPGRGIVVEALDLINQRDEVVTEARHVSLILTRQAED; encoded by the coding sequence ATGAGCGCGACCGCGACGACCAATCTCTACTACGAGGATATCGAACTGGGCGCGCAGTTCGAGAGTGCGACGCACAGCGTCACGCCCGCCGACATCGCCGCCTTCGCCGACGTCACGCACGATCATCATCCGCTGCATCTGGATGAGGGCTATGCCCGCTCGCGCGGCTTCCCTGCCGTGATCGCGCATGGGCTCTACGGCCTGTCGCTGATGGAGGGGCTGAAGTCGGAGCTCAGGCTCTATGAGGAAACCTCCGTCGCCTCGCTCGGCTGGGACGCGGTCCGCTTCAAGGCGCCGGTCGTCGCCGGCGACAGCCTGCGCGTGCGCTTCCGCTTCGTCGAGAAACGCCCGACCCACAATCCCGGCCGCGGCATCGTCGTCGAGGCGCTCGACCTGATCAACCAGCGCGACGAGGTGGTGACGGAAGCCCGCCACGTCTCGCTGATCCTGACGCGGCAGGCGGAGGACTGA